A single region of the Halorussus gelatinilyticus genome encodes:
- a CDS encoding MFS transporter has product MNDERLQFYALYLTRFASGFGFVTLLTLLPKYITLFGASGLVVGLFTTAFTGAQTLATIPLAWAGDRGDKRLVLVSVLGLSVVSYVAFALVSTPAAGSWQFILVRGLQGVAVTGSGLMSLALVGELSPPDGRANHIGKANAWRLAAGILGGLAAGGLYEWGERLGVDGFDVVYALLVALLVPAMVGVWYLLDEDETRVRGNPFAGLAFNRRLLTLTSFRAQYAVAVTLVRTWVPIFAGVTAAKGGLAYAPFAVGFVLAAEKVTNMLLQPFTGRLSDRVGRSLFVFVGGGLYGLVALVVPFTPEIGTALGLPATFPVFGNLSAAFLPLLACNALLGVADSVREPASMALFADEGTDDGSVASSFGIRELVWRPGSVLAPMLGGALMTANMDWVFFVGGAAAFSGVFTFLGVLSHNYGAQALTEW; this is encoded by the coding sequence GTGAACGACGAGAGACTCCAGTTCTACGCGCTCTATCTGACGCGGTTCGCGTCCGGGTTCGGGTTCGTCACGCTCCTGACGCTCCTGCCGAAGTACATCACGCTGTTCGGGGCGTCCGGGCTCGTCGTCGGCCTGTTCACGACGGCGTTCACGGGTGCCCAGACGCTCGCCACGATTCCGCTGGCGTGGGCGGGCGACCGGGGCGACAAGCGCCTCGTCCTCGTCTCGGTCCTCGGGCTGAGCGTCGTGAGCTACGTGGCGTTCGCGCTCGTCTCGACGCCCGCCGCCGGGTCGTGGCAGTTCATCCTCGTCCGCGGGCTACAAGGCGTCGCCGTCACCGGGTCGGGTCTGATGTCGCTGGCGCTCGTCGGCGAACTCTCGCCGCCCGACGGACGCGCCAACCACATCGGGAAAGCGAACGCGTGGCGACTCGCCGCGGGCATCCTCGGCGGACTCGCCGCGGGCGGCCTGTACGAGTGGGGCGAACGGCTCGGGGTGGACGGTTTCGACGTGGTGTACGCACTGCTGGTCGCGCTCCTCGTGCCCGCGATGGTCGGCGTCTGGTACCTGCTGGACGAGGACGAGACGCGGGTCCGGGGTAACCCCTTCGCGGGACTCGCCTTCAACCGCCGCCTGCTCACGCTGACGAGCTTTCGCGCCCAGTACGCCGTCGCGGTCACGCTCGTCCGGACGTGGGTGCCCATCTTCGCGGGCGTCACCGCGGCGAAGGGCGGACTGGCCTACGCGCCGTTCGCGGTCGGCTTCGTCCTCGCGGCCGAGAAGGTAACGAACATGCTCCTCCAACCGTTCACCGGCCGCCTCTCGGACCGCGTCGGCCGCTCGCTGTTCGTCTTCGTCGGCGGCGGTCTCTACGGACTGGTCGCGCTGGTCGTCCCCTTCACGCCCGAAATCGGGACCGCGCTCGGGCTTCCCGCCACGTTCCCCGTCTTCGGGAACCTCTCGGCCGCTTTCCTCCCGCTTCTGGCCTGCAACGCCCTGCTGGGCGTCGCCGACAGCGTCCGGGAACCCGCGAGCATGGCGCTGTTCGCCGACGAGGGCACCGACGACGGGAGCGTCGCGTCGAGTTTCGGCATCCGGGAACTGGTCTGGAGACCCGGCAGCGTCCTCGCGCCGATGCTCGGCGGTGCCCTGATGACCGCGAACATGGACTGGGTGTTCTTCGTCGGCGGAGCCGCCGCCTTCTCGGGCGTCTTCACCTTCCTCGGGGTCCTCTCGCACAACTACGGCGCACAAGCGCTGACCGAGTGGTAG
- a CDS encoding phosphotransferase family protein: MDERIRSVLDAAFPDREVESVEAAEPSWNDNNETVAVAFADDDADRERIYLKIAADGDASRIARERAVMEYVGTRSSVPVPTVLASETAGEVPYLATAAMDGQRRLELWYDEEADEERHARLARQIGRSLARLHELRFESHGHVVGGDADGLELETGPWTDVLVERIERMADIAGDGRFDHHFEEVVAAVEANRDLLDGAPAALVHGDPAHPNCVHAELDTGDERVGLLDWEISHVGDPARELRRTCRLQFGPLRSVGPERLVSAFHAGYRETAGSLPEGFEARRPVYDAVTFLGASGFFEKWEHRADDPTEELAAEVRAEMDRRLAAIR; encoded by the coding sequence ATGGACGAACGGATTCGGTCGGTTCTCGACGCTGCGTTTCCAGACCGCGAGGTCGAGAGCGTCGAGGCCGCGGAGCCGTCGTGGAACGACAATAACGAGACCGTCGCCGTCGCGTTCGCGGACGACGATGCCGACCGCGAGCGAATTTATCTCAAAATCGCCGCGGACGGCGACGCCTCCCGAATCGCCCGCGAGCGGGCGGTGATGGAGTACGTGGGAACTCGCTCGTCGGTGCCGGTGCCGACCGTCTTGGCGAGCGAGACGGCGGGCGAGGTCCCCTACCTCGCCACCGCCGCGATGGACGGCCAGCGCCGCTTGGAACTGTGGTACGACGAGGAGGCCGACGAGGAACGCCACGCCCGCCTCGCCCGGCAAATAGGCCGGTCGCTGGCCCGCCTCCACGAACTCCGATTCGAGAGCCACGGTCACGTCGTCGGCGGAGACGCCGACGGACTCGAACTCGAAACCGGTCCGTGGACCGACGTCCTCGTGGAGCGAATCGAGCGAATGGCCGACATCGCGGGCGACGGTCGGTTCGACCACCACTTCGAGGAGGTCGTCGCCGCGGTGGAAGCGAACCGCGACCTGCTGGACGGCGCGCCCGCCGCGCTGGTCCACGGCGACCCCGCGCACCCGAACTGCGTCCACGCAGAACTCGATACCGGCGACGAGCGCGTCGGCCTCCTCGACTGGGAGATTTCGCACGTCGGCGACCCGGCCAGAGAGCTTCGTCGGACCTGTCGCTTGCAGTTCGGGCCGCTCCGGTCCGTCGGACCGGAGCGGCTGGTCTCGGCGTTCCACGCGGGCTACCGCGAGACGGCGGGGTCGCTCCCCGAGGGGTTCGAGGCTCGGCGACCAGTCTACGACGCCGTGACCTTCCTCGGAGCCTCGGGGTTCTTCGAGAAGTGGGAACACCGCGCCGACGACCCGACCGAGGAGTTGGCCGCGGAGGTGCGGGCCGAGATGGATAGACGACTGGCGGCGATTCGGTGA